A part of Roseofilum casamattae BLCC-M143 genomic DNA contains:
- the mgtE gene encoding magnesium transporter gives MTEDLTTSLASRSELRELVRQQLQALLEVQDFQAAKAILVPVQPADIAEAIEGLPEAMHAIAFRLLSKAEAIEVYENLDSSVQQSLLEKFQRQEVIDIVDKMSPDDRARLFDELPASIVRQVLDHMSPAEREATNLLLGYEPDTAGRIMTPEYLSLKEHYTVADSIERIRSLSHVSETVFYLYVTDSARRLTGILSLRDLIVAQADRTIGEIMTRDTIFVQTHTDQEEVARLIQRYDFLAVPVVDKEERLVGIITVDDVIDIIEQEATEDIYALGGVQSDGDNYFQMSLLTVAQRRVMWLLILLGTNAVTGFIIKSQEELISRLAVLSAFIPLLTGTGGNVGSQSSTVVIRGLNTGETGSLRMSQVILREAIAGSMLGASLGVLATFGALFLLQVNLAVALAVGISLLFISVLASVAGSGLPFLFRSFGLDPALMSAPFITTAVDVLGVLIYFNVARFILSLGTNSIVLH, from the coding sequence GTGACCGAAGACCTAACCACCTCCCTAGCTTCTCGCAGCGAGTTACGGGAATTGGTACGCCAGCAACTCCAAGCTCTTCTAGAAGTCCAGGATTTTCAGGCCGCCAAGGCCATTTTAGTTCCCGTACAGCCTGCGGATATTGCAGAAGCAATTGAGGGTTTGCCGGAAGCCATGCACGCGATCGCCTTTCGTTTATTATCGAAGGCAGAGGCGATCGAAGTTTACGAAAATTTAGACTCGTCCGTACAGCAATCTCTGCTGGAGAAATTTCAGCGTCAAGAAGTTATCGATATTGTTGATAAAATGTCTCCGGACGATCGCGCTCGCTTGTTTGACGAGCTGCCTGCAAGCATCGTCCGCCAGGTTCTCGATCATATGAGTCCGGCAGAACGAGAAGCAACCAATCTGCTCTTGGGATACGAACCGGATACGGCGGGTCGGATTATGACTCCCGAATATTTATCATTGAAGGAACATTATACGGTTGCCGATAGTATCGAGCGCATTCGCAGTTTGTCTCACGTGAGCGAAACGGTATTTTATTTGTACGTTACCGATAGCGCTCGCCGACTGACGGGAATTCTGTCCCTGCGAGATTTAATCGTGGCGCAAGCGGATCGAACCATTGGGGAGATTATGACGCGCGATACGATTTTCGTGCAGACTCACACTGACCAAGAAGAGGTGGCACGACTGATTCAACGCTACGATTTTCTCGCCGTTCCAGTAGTCGATAAGGAAGAGCGTTTGGTTGGCATTATTACGGTGGATGATGTCATTGATATTATCGAGCAGGAGGCAACGGAAGATATTTATGCTCTCGGTGGGGTGCAATCTGATGGGGATAATTATTTCCAGATGAGTTTATTGACGGTTGCTCAGCGGCGAGTGATGTGGCTCTTGATTTTGTTGGGAACCAATGCGGTGACTGGGTTTATTATTAAATCCCAAGAAGAGTTAATTAGCCGGTTGGCCGTGCTTTCGGCATTTATTCCTCTGTTGACTGGAACCGGTGGAAATGTGGGATCTCAATCTTCGACGGTGGTCATTCGCGGTCTGAATACGGGGGAAACTGGCTCTTTAAGGATGTCTCAGGTGATTTTGCGGGAGGCGATCGCCGGCTCAATGTTGGGGGCGAGCTTGGGCGTTTTAGCGACCTTTGGAGCCTTATTTTTATTGCAGGTTAATTTGGCGGTTGCCTTAGCCGTTGGTATCTCTTTATTATTCATTTCTGTTTTAGCGTCCGTGGCCGGTTCGGGGTTGCCGTTTTTGTTTCGCTCGTTCGGTCTCGATCCGGCATTAATGTCCGCTCCATTTATTACAACAGCGGTGGATGTGTTGGGCGTTTTAATTTACTTTAATGTGGCTCGCTTCATCCTTAGTTTAGGCACGAATAGTATTGTTCTTCACTAA
- the proX gene encoding glycine betaine/L-proline ABC transporter substrate-binding protein ProX — translation MYYKIPDSDKINNLIEFCTIARSTGVPSNITKAIALISLLVTLTACQTDVANRSATENSQPQIVTNREKPGQGKTIRVGSSTLLEEHFQTEIINIGLEKLGYKIIPMSDMTYVTIYIALSNGDLDYTASYWERSHFPLFEEAGGDRTMQRVGVLTSNLSNGYQIDKKTADAYNITNLAQLKDPKLAELFDTDNDGKANLVGCNPGWLCYKVINHHLKVYGLEDTVEHDRGHYNLSIDRAIDRYQAGKPILYYTWTPLWVGNILKLDEDVVWLGVPYTSFPQGYKNPTARDTSIGDLNLGFLVDRMRIVANKDFLNSHPAAAKFFELVEIPAEDISAQNQKIKQGEDSREQIRAHAREWISANQEQFESWLEQARDRDNLN, via the coding sequence GTGTATTATAAAATCCCTGATAGCGACAAAATCAATAATTTAATCGAATTTTGCACGATCGCTCGATCTACTGGCGTTCCGTCAAACATCACGAAGGCGATCGCGCTCATCAGCTTGCTCGTCACTCTTACCGCTTGTCAGACAGACGTTGCCAATCGTTCTGCTACCGAGAATTCTCAGCCTCAAATCGTAACAAATAGAGAGAAACCCGGTCAAGGGAAAACCATTCGAGTTGGATCGAGCACCCTCTTGGAAGAACACTTTCAAACCGAAATCATTAATATCGGCTTAGAGAAATTGGGGTATAAGATTATTCCTATGTCAGATATGACATATGTCACCATCTATATTGCCTTGAGTAACGGCGATCTGGACTATACAGCTTCCTATTGGGAGCGATCGCATTTTCCTTTGTTTGAAGAAGCCGGAGGCGATAGAACAATGCAGCGTGTTGGAGTCTTAACCTCCAATCTCAGTAACGGCTATCAAATTGATAAGAAAACTGCCGATGCATATAACATCACTAACTTAGCCCAACTTAAAGATCCAAAGCTAGCAGAGTTATTCGATACCGATAATGATGGCAAAGCAAATTTAGTCGGTTGCAATCCGGGTTGGTTGTGCTACAAAGTCATTAACCATCATCTTAAAGTTTACGGACTAGAAGATACTGTAGAACACGATCGAGGTCATTATAATCTATCGATCGATCGCGCCATCGATCGCTATCAAGCCGGCAAACCTATTCTTTACTATACTTGGACTCCGTTATGGGTTGGCAATATTCTGAAACTGGATGAAGATGTTGTTTGGTTAGGCGTTCCTTATACCTCATTTCCACAAGGATATAAAAATCCGACCGCGCGAGATACTTCTATTGGCGATCTGAATTTAGGATTTTTAGTCGATCGCATGAGAATTGTCGCCAATAAAGACTTTCTCAATAGTCACCCAGCAGCCGCAAAGTTTTTTGAACTCGTGGAAATTCCGGCAGAAGATATTAGCGCCCAAAATCAGAAAATCAAACAAGGAGAAGACAGTCGCGAACAGATTCGCGCTCATGCCAGGGAGTGGATTTCTGCCAATCAAGAGCAGTTTGAATCCTGGTTAGAGCAAGCGCGCGATCGCGATAATCTCAATTAA
- a CDS encoding nucleotidyltransferase family protein: MNKEQVLAMLGDRREELEALGVKSLDLFGSVARDEARPDSDIDFLVDFSIEASLFDLFRLQHYLEDLFGCEIDLGTADALREHLREPVLQEAIRAF; the protein is encoded by the coding sequence ATGAACAAAGAACAGGTACTGGCAATGTTAGGCGATCGCCGGGAAGAACTCGAGGCATTGGGAGTCAAGTCTCTAGACTTATTTGGCTCGGTTGCCAGAGATGAAGCGCGACCCGATAGCGATATTGACTTTCTCGTAGACTTTTCTATAGAAGCAAGTTTGTTTGACTTATTTCGCCTGCAACACTATCTAGAAGACTTGTTTGGTTGTGAGATAGATTTAGGCACGGCAGATGCTTTGCGAGAACACTTACGGGAACCCGTTCTCCAGGAGGCGATTCGTGCCTTCTAG
- a CDS encoding type II toxin-antitoxin system VapC family toxin has product MPFLLDTNILLRIIDREHPMNADAMNAIAVLRRRGEPMYIVPQNLIECWNVCTRPREKNGLGRTVAQAEAEINRLKKLFPLLSDPETIYQEWEQLVVTYKVMGANVHDARLVAAMLVHGLTHILTFNVRDFTRYREIAPVDPTTLTS; this is encoded by the coding sequence ATGCCATTTCTGCTGGATACAAATATCTTACTGCGTATCATCGATCGCGAACATCCCATGAATGCTGATGCCATGAATGCGATCGCAGTGTTACGCCGTCGTGGCGAACCAATGTATATCGTGCCCCAAAACTTAATAGAATGTTGGAATGTCTGTACGCGCCCTAGAGAAAAAAATGGACTGGGACGTACGGTAGCGCAAGCAGAAGCAGAAATTAATCGTCTAAAAAAGCTTTTTCCCTTATTGTCGGACCCCGAGACAATTTACCAAGAATGGGAACAGTTAGTAGTGACGTATAAGGTCATGGGTGCCAACGTTCACGATGCACGGCTAGTTGCTGCTATGCTGGTTCATGGCTTAACTCATATTCTTACATTTAACGTCCGTGACTTTACCCGCTATCGTGAGATCGCGCCAGTTGACCCCACAACCCTAACCTCGTGA
- a CDS encoding ATP-dependent Clp protease proteolytic subunit yields MPIGVPSVPYRLPGSPYERWINIYDRLYQERIIFLGREVTDSLANQLVAVMLYLDSDDQNKPIYLYINSPGGSVTAGMAIYDTMQHIKSEVITICVGLAASMGAFLLAAGSPGKRLALPHSRIMIHQPLGGVGRRQATDIQIEAQQILRTRSQLNDLLAHHTKQPLEKIEKDTDRDYFLSAEEAKEYGLIDKVIIDRV; encoded by the coding sequence ATGCCTATCGGTGTTCCTAGCGTTCCCTATCGTCTCCCCGGAAGTCCTTACGAACGGTGGATCAATATTTACGATCGCCTCTACCAAGAGCGGATTATTTTTCTCGGCCGCGAAGTGACCGATAGTCTGGCGAACCAACTGGTTGCGGTCATGCTTTATCTCGACTCTGACGACCAAAATAAGCCGATTTATCTTTATATCAATTCTCCCGGCGGCTCCGTAACTGCGGGTATGGCAATTTACGATACCATGCAGCATATTAAGTCGGAAGTGATTACTATCTGCGTCGGGTTAGCGGCTTCCATGGGTGCCTTTTTGCTCGCTGCGGGCAGTCCTGGAAAGCGCTTGGCTCTGCCTCACTCGCGGATTATGATTCACCAACCCCTCGGTGGTGTCGGACGGCGACAAGCGACGGATATTCAGATTGAAGCGCAACAAATTCTGCGCACGCGATCGCAGTTAAACGATCTGCTCGCCCATCATACCAAACAACCTTTGGAGAAAATCGAGAAAGATACCGATCGCGACTATTTCTTATCGGCAGAAGAAGCGAAAGAATACGGTTTGATCGATAAAGTTATTATCGATCGCGTTTAA
- the modA gene encoding molybdate ABC transporter substrate-binding protein: MQRRQFLAFSSLAFLAACHARNFSQTLTISVAASLQDSMQAIANLYQVENPDINLIYNFGGSGALRQQIEQGAPVNLFISAASRHMDILQDKGLLLSQSRRDLLNNDLAIVVPKTNRNIHGFLSLNLGKTIAIGEPDSVPAGYYARQALEFFGLYESLRSQLVFAKDVRQVLSYVSTGNADAGIVYATDAKISPHVNIIDIAPPESHDPIIYPVAIIKNSKSIATAEHFVQFLSATKAQDEFRKYGFK; the protein is encoded by the coding sequence ATGCAACGCCGGCAATTTCTCGCATTCAGCAGTCTCGCTTTTCTCGCAGCTTGTCATGCTCGGAATTTTTCGCAAACTCTCACCATTTCTGTAGCCGCCAGTTTGCAAGATTCTATGCAGGCGATCGCCAATCTTTATCAAGTAGAAAACCCTGACATTAATCTCATCTATAACTTCGGCGGATCGGGAGCATTACGCCAGCAAATCGAGCAAGGTGCTCCCGTTAATCTCTTTATCTCTGCTGCCTCTAGACATATGGATATTCTGCAAGACAAAGGATTGCTCTTATCTCAAAGTCGCCGGGATTTGCTCAACAACGATCTCGCAATTGTTGTGCCGAAAACCAATCGCAACATCCATGGATTTTTATCCTTAAATTTAGGGAAAACTATTGCTATTGGCGAACCGGATAGCGTTCCCGCTGGATACTATGCCCGGCAAGCCTTAGAGTTTTTTGGATTGTATGAAAGTTTGCGATCGCAACTTGTCTTCGCCAAAGATGTCCGACAAGTTTTATCCTATGTCTCTACAGGCAATGCTGACGCCGGAATCGTTTATGCTACCGATGCCAAAATTTCTCCTCATGTTAACATCATTGATATTGCCCCTCCCGAAAGCCACGATCCGATTATCTATCCAGTTGCGATTATCAAAAACTCCAAATCCATCGCAACCGCCGAACACTTCGTGCAATTTCTTTCTGCTACAAAAGCTCAAGATGAATTTAGAAAATATGGGTTTAAGTAG
- the modB gene encoding molybdate ABC transporter permease subunit, with product MTDNLSPLWISLNTASCATGLAFAIGILAAAWMYSYRGKGKRAIDLIFTLPLVLPPLVLGVVLLLLLGNSSTFGKLLSNLGIRIVFSRLATVIAATIVAVPIMYKTTLSALEQVDRNLVDCARTLGASETRIFAEILLPLAWPGVMAGTSLSFARALGEFGATLMLAGNIPGKTQTIPLAIFFAAEGGRMEEAIIWTIALIAIALIILLGIQLFSQIQHPWKSRISARIFASIHGLFLNSIVARKRYLWERRCKENEPVALSANIHKKLSNFSLNIQIDTQGSPLGILGASGSGKSMTLRCLAGLETPNTGKIMLDRRVLFDSEKKINIPSRQRRMGLVWQNYALFPHLRVIDNIGFGISHLPKIERDRIIKSYLNLMQLEGLENRYPNELSGGQQQRVALARALAIQPDALLLDEPLSALDNYLRHQIEQLLVQLSQTYSGTIILVTHKLEEAYRICDRLIVLSQGNAIANGRKHDIFSHPNSYEVAQLTECKNFSTIRIIDGDRIYAPDWGCTLQVLQPIAFSKYVGIRAHHLRFPECDRDLNTFPCWLVKTSETPHRMTLYLRLDNSQNCDRSYHLQAEVFKEKWETLKDRPFPWFVRLDPLRLILMDS from the coding sequence ATGACAGACAACTTATCTCCTTTATGGATTTCTTTAAATACGGCATCCTGCGCCACTGGACTTGCTTTTGCGATCGGGATACTTGCCGCTGCATGGATGTATAGCTATCGCGGCAAAGGAAAACGAGCGATCGATCTTATTTTCACCCTGCCGTTAGTCTTACCTCCCTTAGTCTTAGGAGTTGTGCTTCTCCTGCTTTTAGGTAATAGTAGTACTTTCGGAAAATTGCTATCAAATTTGGGAATAAGGATCGTATTTTCCCGGCTGGCAACGGTAATTGCAGCAACCATTGTGGCCGTGCCAATCATGTATAAAACAACCTTATCCGCCTTAGAGCAAGTCGATCGCAATTTAGTCGATTGCGCTCGCACTTTAGGAGCGTCTGAAACTCGCATTTTCGCGGAAATCTTACTCCCATTAGCCTGGCCGGGAGTTATGGCAGGAACGAGCTTGAGTTTTGCTAGAGCGCTGGGTGAATTTGGCGCAACTTTAATGTTAGCAGGAAATATTCCTGGAAAGACGCAAACTATCCCGCTGGCTATTTTTTTTGCTGCCGAAGGTGGGAGAATGGAAGAGGCTATAATCTGGACGATCGCATTAATCGCGATCGCTCTAATTATCTTACTCGGTATTCAATTATTCTCCCAGATACAACATCCTTGGAAATCTCGGATATCGGCGCGCATTTTTGCATCCATTCATGGCTTATTTTTAAATTCAATAGTAGCAAGAAAACGATACTTATGGGAGCGAAGATGTAAGGAGAACGAGCCAGTTGCCTTAAGTGCAAATATTCACAAAAAATTATCCAACTTTAGCCTCAATATCCAGATCGATACTCAAGGATCGCCTCTGGGGATTTTAGGTGCATCCGGCTCGGGAAAAAGCATGACCTTGCGCTGTTTAGCCGGACTCGAAACTCCAAATACAGGAAAGATTATGCTCGATAGGCGCGTCTTATTTGACTCGGAGAAAAAAATCAATATTCCGAGTCGCCAGCGTCGTATGGGATTAGTCTGGCAAAACTATGCCTTATTTCCGCATTTGCGAGTTATTGATAATATTGGGTTTGGTATTTCTCATTTACCAAAAATAGAGCGCGATCGCATTATTAAATCCTATCTAAACTTAATGCAACTGGAAGGACTAGAAAATCGCTATCCCAACGAACTATCTGGCGGACAGCAACAGCGAGTGGCTCTCGCTAGAGCCTTAGCCATCCAACCCGATGCCTTATTATTAGACGAACCCTTATCCGCCTTAGATAACTATCTGCGCCATCAAATCGAACAGCTTTTAGTCCAATTATCGCAAACCTATTCCGGTACAATTATCTTAGTTACCCATAAACTCGAAGAAGCCTATCGAATCTGCGATCGCTTAATCGTTCTATCCCAAGGAAACGCGATCGCAAACGGACGCAAACACGATATTTTTTCCCATCCCAACAGTTATGAAGTCGCTCAACTCACCGAATGCAAGAACTTTTCCACCATTCGCATCATTGACGGCGATCGCATTTATGCCCCAGACTGGGGATGTACTCTCCAGGTGTTGCAACCGATTGCTTTCTCTAAATATGTGGGGATTCGCGCTCATCATCTCCGCTTTCCCGAATGCGATCGCGATCTGAATACCTTCCCCTGTTGGTTAGTGAAAACCAGCGAAACTCCCCATCGCATGACTCTCTATTTGCGTTTAGATAACTCCCAAAATTGCGATCGCTCTTACCACCTGCAAGCCGAAGTCTTTAAAGAAAAATGGGAAACCTTAAAAGATCGTCCATTTCCCTGGTTTGTTCGTCTCGATCCCTTACGATTGATCTTAATGGATTCTTAG
- a CDS encoding vWA domain-containing protein: protein MEVGLEAMLSDRAVQAGTTSQQRQLSVSVSAIASSTGIGNLRLNLCLILDRSGSMAGKPLETVQKAAMAVIDRLQEGDRLSVISFNHQAQVLISNQTIDDRTRLKRSIELLEANGGTSIDEGLRLGIEELAKGKQDAVSQVFLLTDGENEHGDNDRCLKLASLATEYKLTINTLGFGAHWNQDVLEKLADAGGGTLSYIEYPEEAITAFSTLFERVQSVGLTNAFLKLSLVPEVRLAELKPIAQVSPDTIELPMQPDGESITVRLGDLMQDQPRVILVNLYLGQLPLGEGNIATLHVIYDNPGLGAEGLTSAPVTVTAIVTENYQPEVNPQVQPHLLSLAKYRQTQLAETRLQEGDRQGAATLLQTAAKTALQLGDRNAATILQESATRLQSGDELSAQERKKTRIASKTRLG from the coding sequence ATGGAAGTTGGTTTAGAGGCAATGCTGAGCGATCGCGCCGTGCAAGCAGGAACCACCAGTCAGCAACGACAGTTATCGGTGTCGGTTTCGGCGATCGCATCTTCGACTGGAATTGGAAATCTGCGGTTAAATTTGTGTCTGATTCTCGATCGCAGCGGCTCTATGGCGGGCAAACCTCTAGAGACAGTGCAAAAAGCGGCCATGGCTGTCATCGATCGCTTGCAAGAAGGCGATCGCTTATCAGTAATTTCCTTTAACCATCAAGCGCAGGTGTTAATTTCTAACCAAACGATTGACGATCGCACGCGGTTGAAACGAAGTATTGAGCTGTTGGAAGCGAATGGCGGAACCTCTATTGACGAAGGGTTGCGTTTGGGAATTGAGGAACTGGCGAAAGGGAAGCAAGATGCAGTCTCGCAAGTGTTTCTCTTAACTGATGGGGAAAACGAGCATGGAGATAACGATCGCTGTTTGAAGTTAGCCAGTTTAGCGACGGAATATAAACTGACGATTAATACCCTGGGATTTGGCGCGCATTGGAATCAAGATGTGCTGGAAAAATTAGCCGATGCAGGTGGCGGGACTCTCTCTTATATTGAATATCCGGAAGAAGCCATTACCGCATTCTCTACCTTGTTTGAACGAGTTCAGTCCGTCGGATTAACGAATGCGTTCTTGAAGTTATCTCTAGTTCCCGAAGTACGGTTAGCCGAACTCAAACCCATTGCTCAGGTTTCCCCCGATACCATCGAGTTACCAATGCAACCGGATGGAGAGAGTATTACTGTTAGGTTGGGCGATTTAATGCAAGACCAACCTCGAGTTATTTTAGTCAATTTATATTTGGGACAGTTGCCTTTAGGCGAAGGGAATATTGCGACATTGCACGTCATTTACGATAATCCGGGGTTAGGTGCGGAAGGACTCACTAGCGCTCCGGTAACCGTTACGGCGATAGTGACGGAGAACTACCAACCGGAAGTGAATCCACAAGTGCAACCGCACCTGCTCTCCTTAGCCAAATATCGGCAAACTCAGCTTGCCGAAACTCGGTTGCAAGAAGGCGATCGCCAAGGCGCAGCAACGCTATTGCAAACGGCTGCGAAAACGGCTTTGCAATTAGGCGATCGCAATGCTGCCACTATTCTGCAAGAAAGCGCCACTCGGCTGCAATCTGGTGACGAACTTTCCGCCCAAGAACGGAAGAAAACCCGCATTGCTTCTAAAACTCGCTTGGGATAA
- a CDS encoding tetratricopeptide repeat protein yields the protein MLQQLWQSFITGIQRIATWILASLGFTISSTPAKTTNGHSTGSGEPPLDDSGYEFVFMQLLEGVNQGWEQLQVADYFAKLSHRTTEAGWIDWLQRFGDRLLEHPDSHHELASRLLKLGERQPGAIGAKATEVGRALLNKDFTPEAQPMTEDAETAFNRGNEYYQQGEYVTALSHWDRAIALKADLYQAWTNRGVALNTMKRYEEALSSYDRALAIQPDYDIAWSNRGVSLRWLGRYEEALESYDRAISLQPNTFDPWLNRGTVLSGLKRYEEALENFRHATEINPQRAEAWTGTARMLTLLQHYEEGVATWDEVLARVEHSADAWRQRGTCLYHLQRYEEALASCDRSLQLEPEDPETVSYWSKCQARLSALAAERSAEPVED from the coding sequence ATGTTGCAGCAGCTTTGGCAGTCCTTCATCACTGGGATTCAAAGAATAGCCACCTGGATTCTCGCATCTTTGGGATTTACGATCTCTAGTACACCCGCGAAAACCACCAACGGCCATTCCACTGGCAGCGGCGAACCCCCTTTAGATGACAGCGGATACGAGTTCGTCTTCATGCAACTGCTGGAAGGAGTCAACCAAGGATGGGAACAGTTGCAAGTCGCAGACTATTTCGCCAAACTCTCCCACCGCACTACAGAAGCGGGATGGATAGACTGGTTGCAACGATTTGGCGATCGCCTTTTAGAGCATCCCGACTCCCACCACGAGTTGGCATCGCGGTTATTGAAACTGGGAGAACGGCAACCGGGAGCTATTGGCGCAAAAGCCACGGAAGTCGGCCGAGCGCTCCTCAACAAAGACTTTACCCCAGAAGCGCAACCGATGACAGAGGATGCGGAAACGGCATTCAATCGAGGGAATGAGTATTATCAGCAAGGAGAGTACGTTACAGCTCTATCACACTGGGATCGGGCGATCGCCTTGAAAGCAGATTTATACCAAGCCTGGACTAATCGAGGTGTAGCTTTAAATACTATGAAGCGTTACGAAGAAGCCTTATCCAGTTACGATCGCGCCCTAGCCATCCAACCCGACTATGATATCGCTTGGAGTAACCGAGGAGTAAGCCTCCGGTGGTTAGGTCGCTATGAAGAGGCATTAGAAAGTTACGATCGCGCCATTTCCCTGCAACCCAATACCTTCGATCCCTGGCTCAATCGCGGCACTGTACTTAGCGGTTTAAAACGCTACGAAGAAGCACTGGAGAACTTCCGTCACGCCACTGAAATTAATCCGCAGCGCGCCGAAGCTTGGACGGGAACGGCAAGAATGCTTACTCTGCTCCAGCATTATGAAGAAGGAGTCGCCACCTGGGATGAAGTCCTTGCCAGAGTGGAACATTCTGCCGATGCTTGGAGACAGCGCGGCACTTGTTTATACCATCTGCAACGATACGAAGAAGCTCTCGCCAGTTGCGATCGTTCGTTGCAGCTCGAACCCGAAGATCCCGAAACCGTTTCCTATTGGAGTAAATGCCAAGCGCGCTTAAGTGCTCTTGCCGCCGAAAGATCGGCGGAACCGGTTGAAGACTAG
- a CDS encoding ATP-dependent Clp protease proteolytic subunit, whose product MDTPIQAVQSPYYGDAYYRTPPPDLASLLLKERIVYLGMPLFSDDQVKQQVGIDVTELIIAQLLYLQFDSPEKPIYFYINSTGTSWYGGEAVGFETEAFAICDTLSYIKPPVHTICLGQAMGTASMILSAGTKGCRASLAHATIVLNQPRTGAQGQATDIQIRAKEVIDNKQTMLSMMAENTGQTVEKIAKDTDRMFYMTPEEAKEYGLIDKVLASSKDLPAAMPALSS is encoded by the coding sequence ATGGACACACCGATTCAGGCGGTACAATCTCCCTATTATGGAGATGCATATTATCGGACGCCCCCTCCCGATCTGGCCTCCTTACTCCTCAAGGAACGGATTGTTTACCTGGGAATGCCCCTCTTTTCCGACGACCAAGTTAAACAACAAGTCGGGATCGACGTTACCGAATTGATTATCGCCCAACTGCTGTACCTACAGTTCGATAGTCCGGAAAAACCTATCTATTTCTATATCAACTCTACCGGAACCTCTTGGTATGGCGGCGAAGCTGTCGGGTTTGAGACCGAAGCTTTCGCCATCTGCGATACCCTGAGCTACATTAAACCTCCCGTCCACACCATCTGTCTCGGTCAAGCCATGGGAACCGCATCCATGATTCTTTCGGCAGGAACTAAGGGATGTCGGGCGAGTCTGGCTCACGCTACTATTGTCCTGAACCAACCGCGTACCGGCGCGCAAGGACAAGCCACAGATATTCAAATCCGCGCTAAAGAAGTCATCGACAACAAGCAAACCATGCTGTCCATGATGGCGGAGAATACGGGACAAACTGTAGAAAAAATTGCCAAAGATACCGATCGCATGTTCTACATGACTCCTGAAGAAGCCAAAGAATACGGCTTGATCGATAAAGTCTTGGCCAGCAGCAAAGATTTGCCCGCTGCCATGCCTGCTCTCAGTTCCTAA